In Eubacteriales bacterium mix99, the DNA window TAGCAGTTGAAGGCACTGCCAGGATTTACACAGACTGCCAGGGAATTCACAGGCGCATAAACGCCCCACCCGCAGGCAAAAAAATCACCAATGGGACACTCCACAGACGGATTGTCCTGCCCGTCCCAGTATATGCGGAGAATCAAATGCCGTAAGTTTCCCACCGGAGTCAGCCAGATATGCTGAATACAGCCCGGTCCGTCTATCCCGGCCAGAGAAAAGGTACTGTGGGGCCTGATATGGATGAAAGGGTTTACCTTCCAACCCTTGCCCAGCTCCCGGGCCGGCGCTCCTGCCGTTCCGTCTGCCAGCTCACATCGGGCACCTCCGCCCTTTTCGCCGGTAAGGTTCTCCGGGCTGATGGACCTTGTTTTTGCGTTGGATGCCAGAAATAAATTGCTCATGTTGGTTCCGATTCCGTGAAACATCATGCGACTCCTCCTTATCCATACGAACACACGATTACAAATAAATTATAAAGGAATCGCCCGGAAAGTCAATGATATTCGGCACGCCGCCTGCCCCTCGCCAGATAAAACGCACAGCAGAGCAGAACGGCCAGCAGTACACCGCAGCTGTCGATCAGCATATCCCGAACCTGGCAGCTTCGCCCGGGAACAAACAACTGATGCAGTTCATCTGTTGCCGCATAGGCCATGCCGGCCGCCTGTGCCCTGAGACCTGTCCGCAAGCCGCTCCGGGGAGACGGTCTTCTGGAAGCCGGGCGGAATGCTGCAAAAAACAAAGCCCCCAAAACGGCAAATTCCAGAAAGTGTGCTGATTTTCTTACAAACAAATGCAAATCAAAACGATCCGTATTGATATTTAAAAATCCTGCCATTGATTCGATGATCTGTGTGATTCCCCCGCTCATCCGGGAAGAATCGTTCCCCGGCTGATGGGAGAAGGCAAAAATGATGCACATCCACAGAACAGGGAGAGTCCATACATACCTGGTGTTTTTCCTATCCGTTTGTTTCATTCCGTTTTTTTGATTTTCCTTTCAACTTAAAAAAAGGGCCTGCACTGTTGAAGATATCAACAGTGCATGTCCCATTGGCCCGATTGGATTGGAGTTACTCCCTGCGCAGGACTTTGGGCTCTTCCGGTTGATAGAACCAGATCCAGCATGCAGAAGCAGATGCCATGGTAGCAAGGAATGTCAGGAAACCAGCACATACGGTTGCGGCCTTCACGATGGACTTTTTCACGCTCTAACGCCTCCTTTCCACGGATTAAATTTTATTAAGAGAGAATCCATCCAGCAGATGACCCGGTGCATCACCGGGGTAATGCTGAGCGCCTGCCAAAGCATTCCCAGCTGTATGCAGACAAGGAACTGAAGTGCCATTTCCGAATCCGCTTTCAGATGAACCTCCCATAATATCGCAGTAAGCAGCTCTGCTGCCATTACAAAGAAGAAGGATGATTTTTTCAGCCGATACCGGGTATCCGGATTTTTGATCCTTTTGTTCGGACTGTCCGCCGGTGCATACCGATACAGGAAAACGAGAATCAAAGCAAGGGCTCCTCCTTGAAAAAGAAGAGCAGGCATCCGTGATGAAAAAAGCAGCACATACTTCACAAGAAGGGAAAGTCCTCCAAAGATCAGAACACTGAGTACCGCACAGCGATAGGGGGAAGTGGCGTGCACCCCTCCGGAAAATTGACGCAACAGGGCAGCTGTCAGTGACAGGACGAGAACCTCCGGCAACGATCCGGCCAGAATACCAAACAGAACAATCAGAAGAATGGTAAACAGGGTTTGCAAAAAATTCAGGGCACCATATTCCAGAACTTCCCGATGGTCCTGGTCCAGATTCAGAATAGCAGCTGTCTTCGATGCAATCGCCTTGCTGGTCTTTTCAATGATGGACATTTCAAACCGCCTTCTCCTGCAATTCCCTTATTTACTTATTTATATTTACATATATTCTCTTCGACACCGCTCATGAAATTCCTTCCACATAAAAGAAAAAACTATAAAAAATGATGAATTCTCACCATTTTTTATAGTTCCTCCTGCAAAATAAGGCCATCTTCCATCCGGCAATCATTTTTTGTACTTGCCGACAACCCGTCTGCCGATGGAATCATATAGAACCGGTGCCTTTTCCGCATCCTCCAGACGGTAACAGTTTCTGCCGTCCAGGATAATGGGAGTGCGCATCCGCTCCGCATACCCGGACAGACTGAAGTCTGCGATCTCCGGCCATTCCGTAAAGATGAAGCAGATATCCGTATCGTTCAGTGCTTCTTCCATGGATTCGCAATAGGTGATCCCGTCGGGGTAAAGCCTGCGGAAGGAGTCCATGCCGATGGGATCCCAGGCCCGGATATCCATGCCGTCCTCCAGCAGGATCGGTATATTGGAAAGAGAGGGAGCCTCCCGCAAATCATCCGTGCCCGGCTTGAACGTCAGGCCCAGAGCCGCTGCCTTCAGCCCGTTAAAATCTTCATAATACTGTCTGGCCTTCTTGATCAGCTTGATCTTCTGATTTTCATTGACCTCAATGGCTGCCTTCACCGTTTTCAATTCATAATCATGAAAACTGGCCAACCAGTGAAGGGCCCTGGTATCCTTTGGAAAGCAGGAACCGCCGTATCCGATACCGGGTTTCAGGAATCGGCTTCCGATCCGGGGATCCATGCCCATGCCGGTGACCACATCATCCACGTTGGCACCGATCACGTCACAGACATTGGCGATTTCATTGATATAGGACACCTTCAGGGCAAGGAAATCATTGGATGCGTATTTTATCATTTCCGCACTCCTGCGGTCCGTGACAACCAGAGGCCGGTCAAAGTTCCGATAAACATCCCGCAGAACCTTTTCTGCCTGTGGGGATTCCACTCCAATCACAATCCGGGAAGCGTGCAAGGTATCCCTCACTGCCGTACCCTGGGCCAGAAACTCCGGATTGGAAGCCACTTCAATATTCAGGCCGTCCCTGACGCGTTCCTTCAGAAGTCTCTCAATCCGATCATTGGTTCCTATGGGAACAGTGGATTTGATCACAACCAGGGAATCCTGCTCCACGCTTTTCGCAATCTGCCCTGCCACTTCATAGACATATTTCAGGTTGGCGGAACCGTCCTTTTTCTCCGGAGTGCCGACACCGATGAAGATGACCTTCGCAATCCGGTAGGCATTTTGATAATCTGTGGTAAAGGTCAGCCGTTCCCGGTTCTTTTTCATCAATTCCTCCAGTCCCGGCTCATAGATAGGGGATTTCCCGGATTCCATTTTCCGGACTTTTTCCTCATCAATATCAACGCATACCACGTCATGTCCCATCTCTGCCAGGCATACACCGGTAACCAGCCCGACATATCCGGTTCCTGCAACTGCAATTTTCATAAGCATCATCCTTCGTTTCCCTTAAATTTGGACTGCTGCCGTCCGGAACCCTGTCCCGGCCCAAACCGGTCATCAAAACAGAACCGAAGTTCCTGCAAAGCAGCCATTCCCGCAAAATACGACATATTGTTCCCGTATGTACTAGGATATCAGATTCCGGACGTTTTATGAAGTACAATATTTTACATTTGTTATTCAAATACGGCATTGATAAGACGGATTGGGATTGGTATAATAAGGCGAACAGGAGGAACATGAAATTGTTTTTAGCAGAGAACTGGAAAGATTATGAACTGATCGATACCGGAGACGGGGAAAAGCTGGAGCGTTGGGGAAGGTTTGTATTGCGGCGCCCGGATCCCCAGGTGATCTGGCCCAGGGCATCCGATGACAAGTTCTGGAACATTGCCCATGCCCGCTATCACAGAAGCAATACGGGCGGCGGTTCCTGGGAGTATTTTTCGAAACTCCCGGAGCAATGGGGGATTTCCTGGGAAAATCTGACCTTTCATGTAAAGCCCATGGGGTTCAAGCATACCGGAGTGTTTCCGGAACAGGCCGTTAACTGGGAATGGATCATGAAAAAAATAAAGCACAGCAGCCGCCCTGTCCGGGTGCTGAATCTGTTTGCCTATACGGGCTGCGCCAGCGCTGCCGCAGCCTGCGCCGGCGCGGAAGAGGTCTGTCATGTGGATGCGGCAAAGGGAATGGTCACCTGGGCAAAGGAAAATCTTCGGTTGTCCGGACTGGCAAACCGGAGAGTCCGCTTCCTTGTGGATGACGCTGTAAAGTTCGTACAGCGGGAAATACGCAGGGGCCGACAGTATGACGCAGTGATCATGGATCCTCCTTCCTATGGAAGAGGTCCCGGGGGAGAAGTCTGGAAAATCGAAAACAAACTGTATGGTCTGATCGAGCTTTGCAGAAAGGTGCTCTCCCCCCACCCTCTGTTCTTTCTGATTAACTCCTATACCACTGGCCTGGCGCCTACCGTTCTGTACAACCTCCTGACCCTTTCCATGAAAAAGGAATATGGAGGAGCCGTCACATCCGATGAGGTGGGACTGCCCATTACCCGTTCGGGACTGATCCTGCCATGCGGAGCGTCCGGACGCTGGGAAGCGGAGGCGGAAAAATGAGCCAAACCGTCTTCTCTCCCCCGATCCCTGTATTATACGAGGACAATCATCTTCTGGTCGTGGAAAAGCCGGTGAATATGCCATCACAGGGAGACGCATCCGGCGATCCGGATCTTTTGTCCCTTCTGAAGCAGGATATCAAAATCCGGTATCAGAAGCCGGGCAATGTCTATCTGGGGCTGGTGCATCGTCTGGACCGGCCGGCAGGCGGAGTCATGGTCTTTGCCAGAACCTCCAAGGCCGCCGCCCGCCTTTCGGACCAGATCCGGACCCGTGCATTCGGGAAAGTCTACCTGGCAGTGGTCCGTGGTACACCAGGGGACAAAAAAGGGCGGCTGGAACATTGTCTGCAAAAAGACAGGACAACCAACATCGTGCGGACGGTATCCCCGTCCGTTTCCGGAAGCAAACGGGCCGTTCTGGACTATCAGGTGCAGGACAGCAAGGGGATTCAAACAGGGGATTCCTGCAATCCGGGTTCCCTTGCCCTGGTCCGCATCCGCCTTTGGACCGGACGCTCTCACCAGATACGGGTTCAGTTTGCTGCCATCGGACACCCCCTTTACGGGGATCAGAAATATGGCGCTGATGTGAACTCTCCCGGGCAGCAAATGGCACTCTGGTCCCATCAGCTTGTTTTCCGGCATCCGACAACAAAAAGGGAGATGGTATTTACCTCCCATCCCCCGGATGTTTTCCCATGGAATTTATTTGATCCCCGCAAGTCCCAATGAACCGGGATCCCAAGCCACAAAAGATCGGAATCAGATGGAATTCAGATTTCCTTCAGAAGCTTCTTCAGGGAATCATAAGCCAGGGTAAACGCTTCTTCCCCCGTCAATTTCTTTCCGATCTTTCCTCCCTGTTCCAGATCGGAAAAGCCGACAAAATTGGTTAAATGAGGTTCCAGCGACAAATATCCATGATATCCGCTTTCCTTCAGCTGCTTCAGGATCTCTTTCACATGACCGTCTCCGTAGCCTGCCGGAACCACAGTTCCGTCGCTCCATCGGGCGTCCTTGATATGAACATACTCCACATAGGGCTTCAGCATCTCATATGCTTCCAGGGTATCCTGCCTGACCTGAACAAAATTGGCAAAGTCAAACACTGCCTTAAAATGATCGCCGTAAAAATTCTTCATGATTTCCAGACATTCCGGGGCCTTTTCCCCGTAAATATTCTTTTCATTCTCATGAAGCAGGATAACATCATTGGAAGCCGCATAATCCACAAACTGCCCCAATCGCTCCAGAACCGCTTCCCTGTATGCAGTCCGCTCCTCTCCCTCCGGGATAAAGAAGCTGAATATCCGGATATAGGGAGTCTCCATCTCATGGGCAATCTCCACCGTGTGCTTAAACTGCTCCATATGCGGTGCAAAATCGTCCGCAATCCCAATTTTGCCGATCGGCGATCCCACCGCCGAAAGGCGAATCCCGCCTGCATCCAGACGTGACTTAATTTGTTTTACCTCTTTTATCGGATAGTCCACCAAATTTTTGGCGTCCGCCCTGCGCATTTCCACATGAGAAATTCCAAGCTTTTTCAGGACCTCCATCTGTTTGTCCAGCATCGGATCAATTTCATCTGCAAATCCGGTAATTGTAACACAATCTGCCATTTCCACCCCTCCATCTGTTGTTCCCTTTATCTTTTTGTTTCCTTTATCTTTCATCTCTTTCCGGACTTGTTATCCCGGATCCGTCTTGTTCATCTGTGCCCCGGAGTACTTTTCCCGTTTTCTGTCTTTCTTCCTTTCGTGCCCCGCCGGTCTGCTCCTGCCAGATGGAAAGTCCCTGACGGGCAAGGATAATGGGAACAACCTGATAGCCTTTCCCCTCCAGGGCCCGGATCAGTCTGCGTTTTTTTACCATATCCCCATCGGTCAATGCGGTGACGGTCCCACCGTCTCCTCCCGCTCCGTTTACCTTACAGCCCAGCACATCAAATTCCCTGCAGACAGCTATCACTTCCTCAAAGGAATCGCACACCAGCTCCCGATGCATCCGGCGCTGAATCTCCGTATTCTCATCCATGGTCCGGCCCAGTGCGGAAAGGTCTCCCGCAATCACCGCATTTCTTGCTTCCCGGGCCAGAATCCGCATGGCACAAAACAGCGGATCCTCCGAAGCATCCTGCCCCATTCTCCGGATGACTTTCTGATGTACTTTATCCGAATTGTGAGGCGCACCGATATAAATCAGCAAAAGGCATTGTCCCAGCTCCCACCATATCTGCTCCGGAAGGGACACAGGGGAAACAGATGCATAGGGATACCTTGGTATTTCAATATAACGGATCCCTCCATAGGCAGACGCCAGCTGATCCTGTATGCCGCTTTGCTGCTTTAACTTTACCGTCTCCGCCTGATGAGCCAGCCTGGCCGCCTCTCCCGCAGACAAATGTCCTTCGTTCAAAGCATCCAGCCCGCCGATCAGGGCAACGGAAATGGCACTGGAAGTCCCCACCGAGGCTCCCGGAGGCATGGCAGAATAGACATTGATCTCCAAGGACATCTTTTCCGGTATGGGAATGCTTTCAATGGATGCATCAATCAACGGGTGTATCCCATATTGAATCCTGTTTGGAAATTGAGTATAACGGTAATCAAAATTCTCAAGATAAACCCTGATTTCCGGTTCCCCGACTGTGGGGAAACACTTGATCTGAACCTCCGCACCGGGATACACGGCGATGCTGAAAACATTGCCGTACCTTGCAAACCAGGTATCCGTCCAGCCCCCGATATCACAGATTCGGGTCGGAGCATAAGAATGAATCGTTTTTATGGGATTTTCCATCTCTTTTGCCTCTCATATTAATATTTGAATCATACCATGTTTCCCATGGAAAATCAAGGATTTCCCCTTCGTTTTCCCCTTCCGAAACCAGCCGGAAAGCGAAAATCATTTACCGGCGACTTTACACCAGGCAAAAAATTTGTTAAAATGGTTGAAAATTGATTTATGGCCTGACAGGAAAACACGTCAAAAGCCGGATTCAGATTACCGGCTGCGGCAAACAGGCCTTTTGCCGCAATCACGGGAGGACATTCGTCTTGAAAGGATGTCGGAAAGCGGGTAGTGCTTGTATACCCATGAAGTGATGCCACGTAAGGGAACGCTTTCGTCTCTTGCAGGAGTGCAGTCAGACGAAAGCTTTTTTGTTTTTCGAAGAAGCCTCTCCGGGATTCCGCAATATATCAGCATATATCAACAATATATCAAAAGTGAGGAGAATGATAATGAGCCATTATATGGAAACGGAAACCGTCCAGGACAGTCCTCTGTATGACAACGCCGCCGGGACCGGAAAATACATATGGAAGCACGATATCCTGATCGATCTTACCTTTCCGCAGGTATTGGACCGTGTCACAGAGGAGTTTCCGGACCAATACGCCTTCCGTTATTCCACCCTGGACTATATCAGGACCTATTCCGAATTCCGGGACGATGTGCATACTTTTGCCCGTTCCCTGATTGCTTTGGGTGTGGAACCGGGGGATCAGGTTGCCATCTGGGCCACCAATGTACCTCAATGGTTTATCACATTCTGGGCAACCACCATGATCGGAGCCAATCTTGTTACCGTCAATACCTCCTATAAAATCCGTGAAACCGAATTTCTGCTCCGGCAGTCGGATACCCATACCTTGGTGATGATGGATGGCTTCAAGGACTCTGATTATATCAGCATCATGAAGGAGATCTGCCCCGAGCTGGAGACCGCGCCTTCCAGAGAACCTCTGCATACCAAACGCCTTCCCCGCCTTCGCAATATCATTACGGTGGAGTCCAGTCAGCCGGGATGCATCACCTGGGAGGAAGCCGTCTCCCTGGCAGAAAAGGTACCGGAGGAAGAGGCGGAACGCCGGGCAGACGCCATGGACAAGGATGATATCTGCAACATACAGTACACTTCCGGTACCACAGGCTTCCCCAAAGGCGTCATGCTTACTCACTATAATGTGGTAAACAACGGAAAATGCATCGGGGACTGTATGGATCTGTCCACAGCCGACCGCATGATGATACATGTACCGATGTTTCATTGTTTCGGGATGGTATTGGCCATGGTGGCTGCCATGACCCACGGCACAACCCTGTGTCCAATGCCCTATTTCTCGCCAAGAAGATCCCTGGCATGCATCAACAAGGAAAAAATTACCTGCTTTCACGGAGTCCCCACCATGTTCATCACCATGCTGGAGCATGAGAATTTTCCAAAAACCGATTTTTCCCAT includes these proteins:
- a CDS encoding VanZ family protein, producing the protein MKQTDRKNTRYVWTLPVLWMCIIFAFSHQPGNDSSRMSGGITQIIESMAGFLNINTDRFDLHLFVRKSAHFLEFAVLGALFFAAFRPASRRPSPRSGLRTGLRAQAAGMAYAATDELHQLFVPGRSCQVRDMLIDSCGVLLAVLLCCAFYLARGRRRAEYH
- a CDS encoding cyclic lactone autoinducer peptide, with amino-acid sequence MKKSIVKAATVCAGFLTFLATMASASACWIWFYQPEEPKVLRRE
- a CDS encoding accessory gene regulator B family protein; translation: MSIIEKTSKAIASKTAAILNLDQDHREVLEYGALNFLQTLFTILLIVLFGILAGSLPEVLVLSLTAALLRQFSGGVHATSPYRCAVLSVLIFGGLSLLVKYVLLFSSRMPALLFQGGALALILVFLYRYAPADSPNKRIKNPDTRYRLKKSSFFFVMAAELLTAILWEVHLKADSEMALQFLVCIQLGMLWQALSITPVMHRVICWMDSLLIKFNPWKGGVRA
- a CDS encoding UDP-glucose/GDP-mannose dehydrogenase family protein, producing MKIAVAGTGYVGLVTGVCLAEMGHDVVCVDIDEEKVRKMESGKSPIYEPGLEELMKKNRERLTFTTDYQNAYRIAKVIFIGVGTPEKKDGSANLKYVYEVAGQIAKSVEQDSLVVIKSTVPIGTNDRIERLLKERVRDGLNIEVASNPEFLAQGTAVRDTLHASRIVIGVESPQAEKVLRDVYRNFDRPLVVTDRRSAEMIKYASNDFLALKVSYINEIANVCDVIGANVDDVVTGMGMDPRIGSRFLKPGIGYGGSCFPKDTRALHWLASFHDYELKTVKAAIEVNENQKIKLIKKARQYYEDFNGLKAAALGLTFKPGTDDLREAPSLSNIPILLEDGMDIRAWDPIGMDSFRRLYPDGITYCESMEEALNDTDICFIFTEWPEIADFSLSGYAERMRTPIILDGRNCYRLEDAEKAPVLYDSIGRRVVGKYKK
- a CDS encoding class I SAM-dependent methyltransferase, whose protein sequence is MFLAENWKDYELIDTGDGEKLERWGRFVLRRPDPQVIWPRASDDKFWNIAHARYHRSNTGGGSWEYFSKLPEQWGISWENLTFHVKPMGFKHTGVFPEQAVNWEWIMKKIKHSSRPVRVLNLFAYTGCASAAAACAGAEEVCHVDAAKGMVTWAKENLRLSGLANRRVRFLVDDAVKFVQREIRRGRQYDAVIMDPPSYGRGPGGEVWKIENKLYGLIELCRKVLSPHPLFFLINSYTTGLAPTVLYNLLTLSMKKEYGGAVTSDEVGLPITRSGLILPCGASGRWEAEAEK
- a CDS encoding RluA family pseudouridine synthase, with protein sequence MSQTVFSPPIPVLYEDNHLLVVEKPVNMPSQGDASGDPDLLSLLKQDIKIRYQKPGNVYLGLVHRLDRPAGGVMVFARTSKAAARLSDQIRTRAFGKVYLAVVRGTPGDKKGRLEHCLQKDRTTNIVRTVSPSVSGSKRAVLDYQVQDSKGIQTGDSCNPGSLALVRIRLWTGRSHQIRVQFAAIGHPLYGDQKYGADVNSPGQQMALWSHQLVFRHPTTKREMVFTSHPPDVFPWNLFDPRKSQ
- a CDS encoding sugar phosphate isomerase/epimerase; its protein translation is MADCVTITGFADEIDPMLDKQMEVLKKLGISHVEMRRADAKNLVDYPIKEVKQIKSRLDAGGIRLSAVGSPIGKIGIADDFAPHMEQFKHTVEIAHEMETPYIRIFSFFIPEGEERTAYREAVLERLGQFVDYAASNDVILLHENEKNIYGEKAPECLEIMKNFYGDHFKAVFDFANFVQVRQDTLEAYEMLKPYVEYVHIKDARWSDGTVVPAGYGDGHVKEILKQLKESGYHGYLSLEPHLTNFVGFSDLEQGGKIGKKLTGEEAFTLAYDSLKKLLKEI